A section of the Eublepharis macularius isolate TG4126 chromosome 1, MPM_Emac_v1.0, whole genome shotgun sequence genome encodes:
- the LOC129329083 gene encoding lysosomal acid glucosylceramidase-like isoform X1 → MPSKWTSLLGWWFLFLQMVHGVTGDRPCNRKYFGRDSIVCVCNSTYCDTQAPVSVPPVGFFIKYESGKSGKRLARSQGLFQDRSFQPDLVLALEPTQQYQMVKGFGGSVTDAASINILSLTPSTQNNLLRSYFSEEGLEYNMVRTPMASCDFSTRPYTYDDWPYDYELKNFTLVEEDIKMKIPIIQRAKAMSKKPISLIASPWTSPTWMKTNNQWTGKGSLKGEAGDKIHKTWANYFVRFLDEYAKHNLTFWAVTAENEPTAGLIRNYPFQCLGFTPEQQRDFIALDLGPALANSSHKDIRLIVLDDNRVHLPFWAKVVLSEDSQARRYIHGIGLHWYLDFIAPIDDTVGITHRLFPDYFLLFTEACTGSQFWERDVILGSWDRGNQYSRSILANLNHNVIGWMDWNLALDLEGGPNWVKNYVDSSIIVDVASDTFYKQPMFYHIGHFSKFIPEGSQRVGLTILQKCLTCSLEHVAVIRPDGVAVVVVLNRSGKSVTFGLSDSVGLIVTSIPANSIQTYLWRRE, encoded by the exons GAAGTATTTTGGCCGTGATTCCATCGTGTGTGTGTGCAACAGCACATACTGCGACACCCAAGCCCCTGTCTCCGTCCCACCGGTCGGTTTCTTCATCAAGTATGAAAGTGGCAAGAGCGGAAAGCGGCTGGCACGGAGCCAAGGGCTGTTTCAGGACAGATCTTTCCAGCCAG ATCTTGTCCTGGCTCTGGAACCGACACAGCAGTATCAGATGGTGAAGGGGTTTGGTGGCTCCGTCACAGACGCCGCCTCCATAAATATCCTCTCTCTAACACCGAGTACCCAGAACAATTTGCTCCGTTCCTACTTCTCAGAGGAAG GGCTCGAGTACAACATGGTACGCACCCCTATGGCGAGCTGTGACTTCTCCACGCGGCCATATACATATGATGACTGGCCATATGACTACGAGCTCAAGAACTTCACTTTGGTTGAGGAGGACATCAAGATGAAA ATCCCTATTATCCAGCGTGCCAAGGCCATGTCTAAGAAACCCATCTCCTTgatagccagtccatggacttctcccaCCTGGATGAAAACCAACAACCAGTGGACTGGGAAAGGGTCTCTGAAGGGGGAGGCAGGTGACAAAATTCACAAGACGTGGGCCAACTATTTTGTCAG GTTCCTTGATGAGTATGCCAAGCACAATCTGACGTTCTGGGCGGTAACAGCTGAGAACGAGCCTACCGCTGGATTGATCAGAAATTATCCTTTCCAGTGCTTGGGGTTCACCCCTGAGCAGCAGCGTGACTTCATCGCGCTAGATCTGGGCCCCGCCTTGGCGAACAGCTCTCACAAGGATATCCGCCTCATCGTTTTGGACGATAACCGAGTGCATCTGCCTTTCTGGGCAAAGGTG GTACTGAGTGAGGACAGCCAAGCTCGTCGCTACATCCACGGCATTGGCCTTCATTGGTACCTGGACTTCATTGCCCCCATCGACGATACGGTTGGAATTACCCACCGTCTCTTCCCTGACTACTTTCTTCTGTTCACTGAGGCGTGTACCGGCTCACAGTTCTGGGAGAGGGACGTGATCCTCGGAAGCTGGGATCGGGGGAATCAATATAGCCGGAGCATCCTGGCG AACCTTAACCACAATGTCATAGGCTGGATGGACTGGAATCTGGCCCTGGACTTGGAAGGAGGTCCCAATTGGGTTAAGAACTATGTGGACAGCTCCATCATTGTCGACGTGGCCAGTGACACTTTCTACAAGCAGCCCATGTTCTACCACATAGGGCACTTTAG CAAGTTTATCCCCGAGGGTTCCCAGCGTGTGGGCTTGACCATCCTGCAGAAATGTCTCACGTGCAGTTTGGAGCACGTGGCTGTGATCCGTCCCGATGGGGTTGCTGTGGTCGTCGTCCTCAATCG GTCTGGAAAGAGTGTCACCTTTGGACTTTCTGATTCGGTTGGCCTGATTGTGACCAGCATTCCTGCCAATTCCATCCAGACATACTTGTGGAGGCGTGAATGA
- the LOC129329083 gene encoding lysosomal acid glucosylceramidase-like isoform X2, producing the protein MPSKWTSLLGWWFLFLQMVHGVTGDRPCNRKYFGRDSIVCVCNSTYCDTQAPVSVPPVGFFIKYESGKSGKRLARSQGLFQDRSFQPDLVLALEPTQQYQMVKGFGGSVTDAASINILSLTPSTQNNLLRSYFSEEGLEYNMVRTPMASCDFSTRPYTYDDWPYDYELKNFTLVEEDIKMKIPIIQRAKAMSKKPISLIASPWTSPTWMKTNNQWTGKGSLKGEAGDKIHKTWANYFVRFLDEYAKHNLTFWAVTAENEPTAGLIRNYPFQCLGFTPEQQRDFIALDLGPALANSSHKDIRLIVLDDNRVHLPFWAKVVLSEDSQARRYIHGIGLHWYLDFIAPIDDTVGITHRLFPDYFLLFTEACTGSQFWERDVILGSWDRGNQYSRSILAQVYPRGFPACGLDHPAEMSHVQFGARGCDPSRWGCCGRRPQSVWKECHLWTF; encoded by the exons GAAGTATTTTGGCCGTGATTCCATCGTGTGTGTGTGCAACAGCACATACTGCGACACCCAAGCCCCTGTCTCCGTCCCACCGGTCGGTTTCTTCATCAAGTATGAAAGTGGCAAGAGCGGAAAGCGGCTGGCACGGAGCCAAGGGCTGTTTCAGGACAGATCTTTCCAGCCAG ATCTTGTCCTGGCTCTGGAACCGACACAGCAGTATCAGATGGTGAAGGGGTTTGGTGGCTCCGTCACAGACGCCGCCTCCATAAATATCCTCTCTCTAACACCGAGTACCCAGAACAATTTGCTCCGTTCCTACTTCTCAGAGGAAG GGCTCGAGTACAACATGGTACGCACCCCTATGGCGAGCTGTGACTTCTCCACGCGGCCATATACATATGATGACTGGCCATATGACTACGAGCTCAAGAACTTCACTTTGGTTGAGGAGGACATCAAGATGAAA ATCCCTATTATCCAGCGTGCCAAGGCCATGTCTAAGAAACCCATCTCCTTgatagccagtccatggacttctcccaCCTGGATGAAAACCAACAACCAGTGGACTGGGAAAGGGTCTCTGAAGGGGGAGGCAGGTGACAAAATTCACAAGACGTGGGCCAACTATTTTGTCAG GTTCCTTGATGAGTATGCCAAGCACAATCTGACGTTCTGGGCGGTAACAGCTGAGAACGAGCCTACCGCTGGATTGATCAGAAATTATCCTTTCCAGTGCTTGGGGTTCACCCCTGAGCAGCAGCGTGACTTCATCGCGCTAGATCTGGGCCCCGCCTTGGCGAACAGCTCTCACAAGGATATCCGCCTCATCGTTTTGGACGATAACCGAGTGCATCTGCCTTTCTGGGCAAAGGTG GTACTGAGTGAGGACAGCCAAGCTCGTCGCTACATCCACGGCATTGGCCTTCATTGGTACCTGGACTTCATTGCCCCCATCGACGATACGGTTGGAATTACCCACCGTCTCTTCCCTGACTACTTTCTTCTGTTCACTGAGGCGTGTACCGGCTCACAGTTCTGGGAGAGGGACGTGATCCTCGGAAGCTGGGATCGGGGGAATCAATATAGCCGGAGCATCCTGGCG CAAGTTTATCCCCGAGGGTTCCCAGCGTGTGGGCTTGACCATCCTGCAGAAATGTCTCACGTGCAGTTTGGAGCACGTGGCTGTGATCCGTCCCGATGGGGTTGCTGTGGTCGTCGTCCTCAATCG GTCTGGAAAGAGTGTCACCTTTGGACTTTCTGA